In Sporosarcina psychrophila, a genomic segment contains:
- a CDS encoding DUF3397 domain-containing protein translates to MNEVVAAFLGMIILFPFIVTIAFMVVMRKMGKAPASILGLAADVTTPLLFIAVYVVSQAIFGQGIWVYIIGIAIIIAIVYAFIERSKVKEFQIARLLRKTWRFYFLVLLAAYVILIITGMVMKIVEYVR, encoded by the coding sequence ATGAATGAAGTGGTTGCTGCTTTTCTAGGGATGATCATTTTGTTTCCGTTCATTGTGACGATTGCCTTCATGGTTGTTATGCGGAAGATGGGTAAAGCTCCAGCATCCATCCTTGGGCTTGCCGCGGACGTCACGACTCCGTTGCTATTTATAGCGGTCTATGTTGTATCACAAGCGATATTTGGACAAGGAATATGGGTTTACATAATAGGGATTGCAATCATCATTGCGATTGTCTATGCCTTCATTGAGCGCAGCAAAGTGAAGGAATTCCAAATTGCTCGGCTCTTGCGAAAAACATGGCGATTTTACTTTCTCGTTTTATTGGCCGCCTATGTCATTCTTATCATTACCGGTATGGTAATGAAGATCGTCGAATATGTAAGATAG
- a CDS encoding ketopantoate reductase family protein, which translates to MEVIIAGAGSIGLLLGSFLSEAGIDVTFYVRREEQAELIRAKGIQRINQDNTTDVLRVHATTDIRNLSATALWVVAVKYAGLRDLLSEMQETHIINPVLFVQNGIGHLELVKSCEFPHVAFATVEHGARRIDDRTVSHNGVGMVTIATAHGDDSLFDLIGQVHSDIFPIRRHSDAEQILLRKVLINCMINPLTAILKVENGELLTNDYCLTLFNALYEELLDAFPEMQSILSYADVADVCRKTARNRSSMLVDRLAGRPMEIETIVTAVIRKANGRNKSLPFLTTYEQMLFAVEWKGAKL; encoded by the coding sequence ATGGAGGTAATCATTGCTGGTGCAGGCTCAATTGGACTACTGCTTGGGTCATTTTTGTCCGAGGCTGGAATAGACGTGACGTTCTACGTGAGAAGAGAAGAGCAAGCTGAACTAATTCGAGCAAAAGGAATTCAACGCATTAATCAAGACAATACTACAGACGTATTGCGTGTGCATGCGACGACGGATATCCGAAATCTATCGGCTACCGCGCTTTGGGTTGTGGCGGTCAAATATGCAGGTCTCCGTGATCTCCTTTCAGAAATGCAGGAAACACATATAATCAATCCTGTCCTGTTCGTCCAGAATGGCATCGGGCATTTGGAATTGGTGAAGAGTTGTGAATTTCCGCATGTTGCATTTGCGACTGTCGAGCATGGAGCGCGCCGGATAGATGACCGTACTGTCTCACATAATGGGGTTGGGATGGTAACAATTGCAACTGCCCACGGTGACGACAGCCTATTCGATTTAATTGGACAGGTACATTCGGACATATTTCCAATAAGGCGTCATTCAGATGCGGAACAGATCCTTCTGCGAAAAGTACTGATTAATTGCATGATCAATCCATTGACAGCCATTCTCAAGGTGGAGAATGGTGAGTTGCTTACAAACGATTATTGCCTCACACTTTTCAATGCCTTGTATGAAGAACTGCTAGATGCGTTTCCAGAAATGCAGTCGATTCTCTCGTACGCAGACGTAGCGGATGTCTGTAGAAAAACTGCACGCAATCGCTCGTCGATGCTAGTGGATCGTTTGGCTGGCCGACCGATGGAAATCGAGACGATTGTTACTGCTGTAATTCGAAAAGCAAATGGACGTAACAAGTCGTTACCGTTTCTTACGACATATGAACAGATGTTGTTTGCCGTTGAGTGGAAAGGGGCGAAGCTATGA